The following coding sequences are from one Triticum dicoccoides isolate Atlit2015 ecotype Zavitan chromosome 4A, WEW_v2.0, whole genome shotgun sequence window:
- the LOC119283577 gene encoding uncharacterized protein LOC119283577, translating to MRSTTTAMSWSSTGDLDREESSSKTRDTTESSTTTTPSMPRRSQGPVPARRSSDGGGDRRRGQPPANSRDGGGDRRVSASPITTITRRPKWTCASAVGNGIGAEVDHRGDQRAGGGRRNRWRRYRSWVGRGGPARGGRRRACSWATSWAGSLATQDRLRRRAAGRGDARAMGAGRGDAGR from the exons ATGAGGAGTACGACGACGGCGATGTCCTGGAGCAGCACGGGTGACCTGGACAGGGAGGAGAGTAGCAGCAAGACGAGGGACACGACTGAGTCATCGACTACTACCACACCCTCCATGCCCCGGCGCTCACAAG GACCAGTACCAGCTCGTAGAAGCAGCGATGGGGGCGGGGATCGAAGGCGGGGGCAGCCACCAGCTAACAGCAGAGATGGGGGCGGGGATCGGAGGGTGTCGGCGTCGCCCATCACCACCATCACGCGGCGGCCGAAGTGGACCTGCGCGTCAGCGGTGGGAAACGGAATCGGGGCCGAAGTGGACCATCGCGGCGACCAGCGCGCCGGCGGTGGGCGGCGAAATCGGTGGCGGAGGTACCGCTCGTGGGTGGGCCGCGGAGGTCCTGCTCGTGGTGGGCGGCGCAGGGCCTGTTCGTGGGCGACGTCCTGGGCGGGCTCTTTGGCGACGCAGGACCGTCTCAGGCGACGGGCGGCTGGCCGTGGCGACGCGCGGGCGATGGGGGCTGGCCGTGGCGACGCCGGGCGATAG